A single region of the Thermoleophilum album genome encodes:
- a CDS encoding EscU/YscU/HrcU family type III secretion system export apparatus switch protein, translating into MSQHRPRPVSAKRKRAAALRYRREIDSAPRVVATGSGRLAERIVAAARAAGVPVREDPLLVDALAKLDLGSEIPPELYAAVAELLVWAYQLDRRLQSG; encoded by the coding sequence GTGAGCCAGCACCGTCCACGGCCAGTGTCGGCAAAGCGCAAGCGTGCCGCCGCGCTCCGTTACCGGCGCGAGATCGATTCAGCCCCGCGCGTAGTGGCCACCGGAAGCGGCCGGCTCGCGGAGCGCATCGTCGCCGCCGCGCGCGCTGCCGGCGTGCCGGTGCGCGAGGACCCGCTGCTCGTCGACGCGCTCGCCAAGCTCGACCTCGGCAGCGAGATCCCCCCCGAGCTGTACGCAGCGGTCGCTGAGCTACTTGTGTGGGCGTACCAGCTTGATAGGCGACTGCAGAGCGGATAG
- the flgC gene encoding flagellar basal body rod protein FlgC — protein MSLFAAIDIAGSGLTAERVRMDVAADNLANAQSTRSAAGGPYRRKLVLLRSAEPGGFAAVLGRRMAGAAGVEVAGIVEDTTPGPLVYDPGHPDADGRGYVRMPNVNPVSELVDLITASRAYEANVTSMQTAKQMFSRTLEILR, from the coding sequence GTGAGCCTGTTCGCAGCGATCGACATCGCCGGCAGTGGCCTCACCGCCGAACGTGTGCGGATGGACGTCGCGGCCGACAACCTTGCGAACGCGCAGAGCACCCGTTCGGCCGCGGGCGGCCCCTACCGCCGCAAGCTGGTGCTCTTGCGCTCCGCCGAGCCGGGCGGCTTCGCCGCCGTCCTCGGGCGCCGGATGGCCGGAGCGGCCGGTGTCGAGGTGGCGGGCATCGTCGAGGACACGACGCCGGGACCACTGGTCTACGACCCGGGGCATCCCGACGCCGACGGGCGCGGCTACGTGCGCATGCCCAACGTCAACCCGGTTAGCGAGCTCGTCGACCTGATCACCGCTTCGCGCGCCTACGAGGCCAACGTCACTTCGATGCAGACGGCGAAGCAGATGTTCAGCCGCACCCTCGAGATCCTGCGATGA
- the fliE gene encoding flagellar hook-basal body complex protein FliE produces MTPADPVSANEWSIPSVGGLGREAAIDAPAGTQASDFGDLLGRALSALDQTQQNASDAARALATGEADDPTAVVLAVERAQLAMQLANQIRTKAVEAYQEVFRTQV; encoded by the coding sequence ATGACGCCAGCCGATCCCGTAAGCGCCAACGAGTGGTCGATCCCGTCGGTCGGCGGGCTGGGCCGCGAGGCGGCGATCGACGCCCCCGCCGGAACCCAAGCAAGCGACTTCGGCGACCTGCTCGGCCGTGCGCTGTCGGCGCTCGACCAGACGCAACAGAACGCCAGCGACGCCGCCCGGGCTCTGGCCACCGGCGAGGCCGACGATCCGACCGCGGTCGTGCTCGCCGTCGAGCGCGCGCAGCTGGCGATGCAGCTCGCGAACCAGATCCGCACGAAGGCGGTCGAGGCGTACCAAGAGGTCTTCCGCACCCAGGTCTGA
- a CDS encoding flagellar hook-basal body protein: protein MERGLYIAASGMLAELVRQNLIANDLANVTTPGYKPDRASQRSFADVLLVNSRSGQAVGPLGLGSVIAQRTTDFSPAPLRDTGEPLDFAIEGEGFFAVRTPQGVRYTRNGQFHRSAQGTLVDALGNAVLDRAGRPITVGADGRVDPRQLATYELAGARKVGDNYVVGRPVGAGASVRAGALEASGTNAARAMVDMIASLRAYEAAQRVITTIDQTLERTATQVAAMPGA from the coding sequence GTGGAGCGCGGGCTCTACATCGCAGCCTCGGGAATGCTCGCCGAGCTCGTGCGCCAGAACCTGATCGCGAATGATCTCGCCAACGTCACGACTCCCGGCTACAAGCCCGATCGTGCGTCGCAGCGGAGTTTCGCGGATGTACTGCTCGTCAACAGCCGCAGCGGCCAGGCTGTGGGCCCGCTCGGGCTGGGCTCGGTGATCGCGCAGCGCACCACCGACTTCTCCCCCGCCCCGCTTCGCGACACGGGCGAACCGCTCGACTTCGCGATCGAGGGCGAGGGCTTCTTCGCTGTGCGCACCCCACAGGGCGTGCGCTACACGCGCAACGGTCAGTTCCACCGCTCGGCGCAGGGCACGCTCGTCGACGCGCTCGGGAACGCGGTGCTCGACCGGGCCGGTCGCCCGATCACGGTCGGAGCGGACGGCCGCGTCGATCCGCGCCAGCTCGCCACGTACGAACTCGCCGGCGCTCGCAAGGTGGGCGACAACTACGTCGTCGGCCGACCGGTCGGAGCCGGGGCCAGCGTGCGTGCCGGTGCGCTCGAAGCCTCGGGTACGAACGCGGCGCGCGCGATGGTCGACATGATCGCCTCGCTGCGTGCCTACGAGGCGGCCCAGCGCGTGATCACGACGATCGACCAGACGCTCGAACGCACCGCCACGCAGGTAGCTGCGATGCCGGGCGCCTAG
- the fliS gene encoding flagellar export chaperone FliS, which yields MKTPYASARSYREQEVLTAPPERLVVLLFEGAVRFLERARLALESRDTAAFHHNLNRADAILDELLATLDLSQGEIASRLQGIYVFCKRQLADARLARDSGAVARVARWLRELGEAFDAASRTVRSETGAHAPGGAVRA from the coding sequence GTGAAGACGCCCTACGCGAGTGCCCGCTCCTACCGCGAGCAGGAAGTTCTGACTGCACCTCCCGAGCGGCTGGTGGTGCTCCTGTTCGAGGGGGCGGTTCGCTTCCTCGAGCGCGCGCGCCTGGCGCTCGAATCGCGCGATACGGCCGCCTTTCACCACAACCTCAACCGCGCCGACGCGATCCTCGACGAACTGCTCGCGACACTCGACCTGAGCCAGGGCGAAATCGCCTCGCGCCTGCAAGGCATCTACGTCTTCTGCAAGCGCCAGCTCGCCGACGCGCGGTTGGCGCGCGACAGCGGCGCGGTGGCGCGCGTCGCGCGGTGGCTGCGCGAGCTCGGCGAAGCCTTCGATGCGGCGAGCCGGACGGTGCGAAGCGAGACGGGGGCACACGCGCCCGGTGGCGCTGTGCGCGCATGA
- the fliD gene encoding flagellar filament capping protein FliD — translation MATPLFSFSGLASGLDTNSIIQQLLAIERQPRTRLELQQARLDARKQALSAIDARADQLRDAVAALRSSATWAPVQQISTSHNTIVEARLDGAAGPGGYQVEVLQLARAEQRTYDYTAPASDDTLTIGSWSTTVAAGTTIEDLAAQINADENAPVYAVVVQGKLVLSSRQTGTSGAFTANASFLSEDTGAARLAQDAQFKVDGVLYTRSSNRVSDAIAGVTLDLRAASPGTTVTVNVTPPGVDRAAVKAKVKAFVDAYNSLLDLVRDDLAETPVKNPKTTTDARKGALYADSSLRDLVGQLRQLVSDPVAGLAADRDELAEIGISTGATTGSGTINPNAVAGRLTFDEAKFDAALDADPLGVQKLVGAVAGSDGFAQRLDTALAAWAGPGGVFDQRQTSISSEISTIRDRMAAIDRRLELREQQLRAQFTAMEEALQAVQAQGSWLQAQLAGMLRSS, via the coding sequence ATGGCTACACCGCTTTTCAGCTTCAGCGGCCTAGCGAGCGGGCTCGACACCAACTCGATCATCCAGCAGCTGCTGGCGATCGAGCGCCAGCCGCGCACGCGGCTCGAACTGCAACAGGCCCGCCTCGATGCTCGCAAACAGGCGCTGTCTGCGATCGACGCGCGCGCCGACCAGCTCCGCGACGCCGTCGCCGCGCTGCGCTCGAGTGCCACGTGGGCACCTGTGCAGCAGATCTCGACGAGCCACAACACGATCGTCGAGGCGAGACTGGACGGTGCCGCCGGTCCCGGCGGCTACCAGGTCGAAGTGCTGCAGCTTGCGCGTGCCGAACAGCGCACCTACGACTACACCGCGCCGGCGAGCGACGACACGCTCACGATCGGCTCGTGGAGCACGACGGTTGCCGCCGGCACGACGATCGAAGACCTGGCAGCGCAGATCAACGCCGACGAGAACGCCCCCGTCTATGCGGTGGTCGTGCAGGGCAAGCTGGTGCTCTCGAGCCGCCAGACCGGCACGAGCGGCGCGTTCACGGCGAACGCCAGCTTCTTGAGCGAAGACACTGGGGCGGCGCGGCTTGCGCAAGACGCCCAGTTCAAGGTCGACGGTGTCCTCTACACGCGCTCGTCGAACCGCGTCAGCGACGCCATCGCCGGGGTGACCCTTGATCTGCGCGCAGCGAGCCCCGGCACCACAGTCACCGTCAACGTGACTCCACCCGGTGTCGATCGCGCGGCCGTAAAAGCCAAGGTCAAGGCGTTCGTCGACGCGTACAACTCGCTGCTCGATCTCGTCCGCGACGACCTCGCCGAAACCCCGGTCAAGAACCCCAAGACCACGACCGACGCACGCAAGGGTGCGCTGTACGCCGACAGCTCTCTGCGCGACCTTGTCGGACAGCTGCGGCAACTCGTTTCGGACCCCGTCGCGGGACTCGCTGCCGACCGCGACGAGCTCGCCGAGATCGGTATCTCCACAGGCGCCACCACCGGTTCGGGCACGATCAACCCGAACGCCGTCGCGGGTCGGCTGACGTTCGACGAGGCCAAGTTCGACGCCGCTCTCGATGCCGATCCCCTCGGCGTGCAGAAGCTGGTCGGTGCAGTAGCCGGCAGCGACGGTTTCGCCCAGCGGCTCGACACGGCGCTCGCTGCATGGGCTGGACCGGGCGGTGTGTTCGACCAACGCCAAACCTCGATCAGCAGCGAGATCTCGACCATACGAGACCGCATGGCCGCTATCGACCGCCGCCTCGAGCTGCGCGAGCAGCAGCTGCGCGCACAGTTCACGGCGATGGAGGAAGCCCTGCAAGCGGTGCAAGCGCAGGGCTCATGGCTGCAGGCGCAGCTCGCCGGCATGCTCCGCTCGTCGTAG
- a CDS encoding flagellar protein FlaG produces the protein MGAIERTTAAVTQASFYPPTTVRERAKDGEKATGAGATERAQSARGALAPAHVTPLPLEVEQEMAVAANLFDELRALGRELHFLIDEKTGRVVVEVRDLEGRLVRRVPPSTALGIATAPDLGIGPPGVR, from the coding sequence ATGGGAGCGATCGAGAGAACAACGGCAGCGGTGACGCAGGCGAGCTTCTACCCCCCGACCACGGTGCGCGAACGAGCCAAGGATGGCGAAAAGGCGACGGGAGCCGGCGCGACAGAGCGCGCGCAGAGTGCGCGCGGTGCCCTTGCGCCGGCGCACGTCACGCCGCTGCCGCTCGAGGTGGAGCAGGAGATGGCGGTTGCAGCCAACCTCTTCGACGAGCTGCGGGCGCTCGGGCGCGAGCTGCACTTCCTGATCGACGAAAAGACAGGCCGGGTCGTCGTGGAGGTGCGCGATCTGGAAGGCAGGTTGGTGCGTCGCGTCCCCCCGAGCACGGCGCTCGGGATCGCGACGGCGCCAGATCTCGGGATCGGACCGCCGGGAGTTCGGTGA
- a CDS encoding TPR domain-containing glycosyltransferase, which produces MGLRLKPLSDTPRAASPASAVSETAALAARARRAWAALDRAEIDACLRACDELAAPHEPYRGRKLLLEAALAETCRADARRLESLYIQMCRVALDVLAREPREPVLLNYAGIPFYELGARDTAAALFAAAVRLDPNHADAQRNLAAARRRRGRVRVSAAARATCARLDGRARELAAAARPAEGLRISLCMIVKDEEEVLPRCLAAVRPAVDEIVVVDTGSSDRSREIARDFGARVIDFPWNGSFADARNVSVEAATGDWILFLDADEVLVEDDVPKLRALAGRVWREAFHLVETSYTGELEHGTAVTHAALRMFRNRPTYRFRGRLHEQFAWALPSGLPERIEQTDVRVEHFGYLGVVRDTRDKARRNIELLQRQAEEREPDSFFEFNLGSEYLAVGDLTAAVRHLERSRELLERDGGARVLQFTPTLYTRLALAHRQLRHFDRAVAVIEEGLALFPDFTDLVFERGWVEQERGRLDEAQRAFERCLEMGEAPARYTSIRGCGSHLARMGLAEVFARRGDFVAAEREALRAIAGGVAHPSAVLFAATLITRNGGGPERVARDVEGQLNTKPTVLFLTGVALYEAGHVEAAEERFRRVVELQPRNGRARVALGEALLSLKRWQEAAAVAEAVADDDPHSPAARRCELFARLVARDSRIADRLASARALLPAHEHAAFEGWAALAAGREPGLLAAESAALVARCLDALARVREIDEFALLVQLLERCAIDARARHEILAGIYLRHGFLDSAAEEWITACERFGPDAEALLGLAQVAYAKGLLQDALVFAEEARQRAPTDPRCVRMHERLLAADSASSSHATT; this is translated from the coding sequence ATGGGACTCCGCCTGAAGCCCTTGTCCGACACTCCGCGGGCGGCGAGCCCTGCGAGCGCTGTCTCCGAGACGGCTGCTTTGGCGGCACGTGCGCGGCGGGCCTGGGCAGCTCTCGACCGGGCCGAGATCGACGCTTGTTTGCGCGCCTGCGACGAGCTCGCTGCTCCGCATGAGCCTTACCGCGGACGCAAGCTGCTGCTTGAGGCGGCGCTCGCGGAAACCTGCCGCGCGGACGCGCGCCGTCTCGAGTCGCTCTATATCCAGATGTGCCGCGTGGCCCTCGACGTGCTCGCGCGCGAGCCCCGTGAGCCCGTGCTGCTCAACTACGCCGGGATCCCGTTCTACGAGCTGGGCGCGCGCGACACGGCCGCGGCGCTGTTTGCCGCTGCCGTACGTCTCGATCCCAACCACGCCGACGCGCAGCGCAACCTCGCTGCTGCCCGCCGCCGCCGTGGCCGCGTGCGAGTCTCGGCGGCAGCGCGAGCGACATGCGCTCGCCTTGACGGTCGCGCCCGCGAGCTAGCCGCAGCTGCACGGCCGGCCGAGGGGTTGCGCATCAGCCTCTGCATGATCGTCAAGGACGAAGAGGAGGTGCTGCCGCGGTGTTTGGCGGCGGTCCGACCGGCGGTCGACGAGATCGTGGTGGTTGACACCGGCTCCTCCGATCGGTCGCGCGAGATCGCACGCGACTTCGGGGCGCGCGTGATCGACTTCCCCTGGAACGGCTCCTTCGCCGACGCGCGCAACGTGTCGGTGGAGGCCGCGACAGGCGACTGGATCCTCTTTCTCGACGCCGACGAGGTGCTCGTCGAGGACGACGTGCCGAAACTGCGCGCTCTAGCCGGGCGCGTGTGGCGCGAGGCTTTCCACCTCGTCGAGACCAGCTACACCGGCGAGCTCGAACACGGCACCGCCGTGACCCATGCGGCGCTCAGGATGTTCCGCAACCGCCCCACGTACCGCTTCCGCGGTCGGCTGCACGAGCAGTTCGCGTGGGCGTTGCCGAGCGGATTGCCGGAACGGATCGAGCAGACCGACGTACGAGTCGAGCACTTCGGGTACCTCGGCGTCGTGCGCGACACACGCGACAAGGCGCGCCGCAATATCGAGCTGTTGCAGCGCCAAGCCGAGGAGCGAGAGCCCGACTCCTTCTTCGAGTTCAACCTCGGCTCCGAGTACCTGGCTGTGGGGGACCTCACCGCCGCGGTGCGCCACCTCGAACGTTCGCGCGAACTGCTCGAACGCGACGGTGGCGCGCGCGTGCTGCAGTTCACGCCGACCCTTTACACCCGTTTGGCGCTCGCCCACCGCCAGCTGCGCCACTTCGATCGTGCAGTTGCGGTGATCGAGGAAGGCCTCGCGCTGTTTCCGGACTTCACCGACCTGGTGTTCGAGCGGGGCTGGGTGGAGCAGGAACGCGGTCGGCTCGACGAAGCGCAGCGGGCCTTCGAGCGCTGCCTCGAGATGGGCGAAGCGCCGGCGCGTTACACGAGCATCCGCGGCTGCGGCAGTCACCTGGCGCGTATGGGCCTGGCCGAGGTGTTCGCTCGCCGCGGGGACTTCGTGGCCGCCGAGCGCGAGGCGCTGAGAGCGATCGCAGGTGGTGTCGCCCACCCGTCCGCGGTGTTGTTCGCCGCGACGCTGATCACACGCAACGGCGGCGGTCCCGAGCGCGTGGCACGCGACGTTGAGGGTCAGCTGAACACGAAACCGACCGTCCTGTTCTTGACCGGTGTCGCGTTGTACGAGGCCGGCCACGTAGAAGCCGCGGAGGAGCGGTTCCGCCGTGTAGTCGAGCTCCAGCCGAGGAACGGGCGAGCGCGCGTTGCTTTGGGGGAGGCGCTCCTCAGCCTCAAGCGTTGGCAGGAAGCGGCCGCGGTGGCCGAGGCGGTGGCCGATGACGATCCCCACTCGCCCGCCGCTCGCCGTTGCGAGCTGTTTGCGCGGCTCGTCGCGCGCGACAGCCGCATCGCTGACCGTCTCGCCAGCGCGCGCGCGCTGCTGCCGGCGCACGAGCACGCGGCTTTCGAGGGCTGGGCGGCGCTCGCCGCCGGCCGCGAACCCGGTCTTTTGGCGGCCGAGTCAGCAGCGCTCGTCGCCCGCTGTCTCGATGCGCTCGCGCGGGTGCGCGAGATCGACGAGTTCGCGCTGCTCGTGCAGCTCCTCGAGCGCTGCGCGATCGACGCTCGCGCTCGCCACGAGATCCTCGCCGGCATATATCTTCGTCACGGTTTTCTGGACTCGGCTGCCGAAGAGTGGATCACGGCGTGCGAGCGCTTCGGGCCCGACGCCGAGGCGCTTCTCGGTCTCGCCCAGGTCGCCTACGCCAAAGGTCTGCTGCAAGACGCGCTGGTCTTCGCCGAGGAGGCCCGCCAACGAGCGCCGACCGACCCGCGCTGCGTGCGCATGCACGAGCGGCTACTTGCTGCCGATTCGGCGTCCAGCTCGCACGCGACGACCTAA
- the fliG gene encoding flagellar motor switch protein FliG, which yields MVEADESIAIATAEPGDGLAGDPTAAGPPPPVPEPSARDRGSSRGAAPGLRGIRKAAAFLASLGPERAAQIMSHLSDDEVEQLTLEISRLRSLPPEIVEEIWREVEENAAAERFVVEGGVDFARAVLERTLGAERAQEVLNRVMGAGQRPQFEFLRRTPPEQIAAFLQSERPQTIAVVLANVDTALAAKVLAKLDAQLQVEVARRIAEMSDTSPEVVREIESVMRMKLSGVIASSYEESGGVKSLAEILNNADRTTERNVLEKLGEDDPDLAQQVRDLLFVFEDIVKLDDRSIQLVLKEVDQSDLPLALRGASDDVKEKIMSNLSQRAQELLREEMELQPPQRRSAVEEAQARIVAVVRKLEEAGVITIGRGEDDLVA from the coding sequence ATGGTGGAAGCCGACGAGAGCATCGCAATCGCCACCGCTGAGCCCGGTGATGGTCTGGCCGGTGATCCCACCGCTGCCGGCCCACCTCCCCCCGTGCCGGAACCGTCCGCGCGCGACCGCGGCAGCTCGCGCGGCGCAGCACCCGGCTTGCGCGGGATCCGCAAGGCAGCGGCGTTCTTGGCGAGCCTCGGTCCCGAGCGCGCGGCCCAGATTATGAGCCACCTGAGCGACGACGAGGTCGAGCAGCTCACGCTCGAGATCAGCCGCCTGCGGTCGTTGCCGCCCGAGATCGTCGAGGAGATCTGGCGGGAAGTCGAGGAAAACGCGGCAGCAGAACGTTTCGTTGTCGAGGGGGGCGTCGACTTCGCGCGGGCGGTGCTCGAGCGAACGCTCGGTGCGGAACGAGCGCAAGAGGTCCTGAACCGTGTTATGGGCGCGGGCCAGCGCCCCCAGTTCGAGTTTTTGCGGCGCACGCCCCCCGAGCAGATCGCCGCTTTTCTGCAGAGCGAACGTCCCCAGACGATCGCGGTTGTGCTGGCGAACGTCGACACCGCTCTCGCCGCGAAGGTGCTGGCCAAGCTCGACGCGCAACTGCAGGTCGAGGTCGCGCGGCGTATCGCCGAGATGAGCGACACAAGCCCCGAGGTCGTGCGCGAGATCGAAAGCGTGATGCGGATGAAACTCTCGGGAGTGATCGCCAGCAGCTACGAGGAGTCGGGCGGGGTGAAGTCGCTCGCCGAGATCCTCAACAACGCGGATCGCACCACCGAGCGCAACGTGCTCGAGAAGCTTGGTGAGGACGATCCCGATCTCGCTCAGCAAGTGCGCGATCTGCTGTTCGTGTTCGAAGACATCGTCAAGCTCGACGATCGCAGCATCCAGCTCGTGCTCAAAGAGGTCGACCAGTCCGATCTGCCGCTCGCGCTGCGCGGGGCCAGCGACGACGTCAAGGAGAAGATCATGAGCAACCTCTCGCAGCGTGCGCAGGAGCTGCTGCGCGAGGAGATGGAGCTGCAGCCGCCGCAGCGCCGCTCCGCTGTCGAAGAGGCACAAGCGCGCATCGTGGCCGTGGTGCGCAAGCTCGAGGAAGCAGGCGTGATCACGATCGGTCGGGGCGAGGATGACCTCGTCGCCTGA
- the fliF gene encoding flagellar basal-body MS-ring/collar protein FliF, with translation MPDPLQLLRNTDLRGRIGLIASIGAVLAVAILLYSLATRTSYTTMLTGLDPAETGKLTAALDQRGIAYKLENNGTALAVDSGKTAEARVALAEAGLPGRSQPGFELLDKQKLGASDFQQRVAYQRALEGEIARALEQIDGVGTAQVQLTLPQDRLFVEDRQKPTAAVVLGGSGTIDPNAVRGMARLVAASVEGLSPNDVTITDSSGQLLWPQSDGSAGDVASKQAAEARYNQELETRLNALLARTIGPGKGQVQVSSDLDVDRTTQEKLTYARRGTPLRRTVEEEQLQGAGGAGGVAGTAGNIPTFTQQPAGAGAGSNYRRRNEQTDFGVSKTVERRRVAPGTVKRQSVALLLDTSVPPASVRALQQAVAAAAGIDRARGDQLTVSRVRFAPPQTGSPSPVSGLLGYLKWVALALAGLAFLWFVTRQLKRREQEPIAEPVWLREISAPRRLSELEGMRPEEQPTGLVPVAAPAAAPGEGASEPAPASTVERLAEEQPDRLAQQVRAWMRES, from the coding sequence ATGCCAGATCCGCTGCAACTGCTTCGCAACACCGACCTTCGCGGCCGCATCGGCTTAATCGCGTCGATCGGTGCGGTCCTGGCGGTCGCGATCCTGCTCTACTCGCTCGCCACACGCACCAGCTACACGACGATGCTCACCGGTCTCGATCCCGCCGAGACCGGCAAGCTCACAGCCGCCCTCGACCAGCGCGGAATCGCCTACAAGCTCGAGAACAACGGCACCGCGCTCGCCGTCGACTCGGGAAAGACAGCGGAGGCACGTGTCGCGCTTGCCGAGGCCGGTTTGCCGGGCCGCTCGCAACCCGGGTTCGAGCTGCTCGACAAGCAGAAGCTCGGGGCTAGCGACTTCCAGCAGCGTGTCGCCTACCAGCGGGCGCTCGAGGGAGAGATCGCGCGCGCGCTCGAGCAGATCGACGGTGTCGGCACCGCCCAGGTGCAGCTCACCCTTCCCCAGGACCGGCTGTTCGTCGAAGATCGCCAGAAGCCGACCGCGGCGGTTGTGCTCGGTGGCTCGGGGACGATCGACCCGAACGCCGTGCGCGGAATGGCGCGACTGGTAGCCGCGAGCGTCGAGGGTTTGAGCCCCAACGACGTCACGATCACCGACTCGAGCGGCCAGCTGCTGTGGCCGCAGTCCGACGGCAGCGCTGGCGACGTGGCGAGCAAACAGGCGGCCGAGGCGCGCTACAACCAGGAGCTCGAGACGCGCCTCAACGCGCTCCTCGCACGCACAATCGGGCCGGGCAAGGGGCAGGTTCAGGTGAGCTCCGACCTCGACGTCGACCGCACCACGCAGGAGAAGCTCACCTACGCGCGGCGGGGTACACCCTTGCGGCGCACGGTCGAGGAGGAGCAGCTGCAAGGTGCCGGCGGTGCCGGTGGCGTGGCGGGAACGGCCGGCAACATCCCGACGTTCACACAGCAGCCGGCCGGGGCGGGCGCCGGGTCGAACTACCGGCGACGCAACGAGCAGACGGACTTCGGGGTCAGCAAAACGGTCGAGCGCCGGCGCGTTGCACCGGGAACCGTCAAACGGCAGAGCGTGGCGCTACTGCTCGACACGTCGGTGCCGCCCGCTTCTGTACGCGCCTTGCAGCAGGCTGTAGCAGCAGCGGCGGGGATCGATCGTGCCCGCGGCGACCAGCTGACGGTCAGCCGGGTGCGGTTCGCGCCCCCACAAACCGGCTCGCCCTCGCCGGTGAGCGGTTTGCTCGGCTACCTCAAGTGGGTTGCGCTCGCGCTCGCCGGACTGGCCTTCCTGTGGTTCGTGACGCGCCAGTTGAAGCGGCGTGAACAGGAGCCGATCGCCGAGCCTGTGTGGCTGCGCGAGATCAGCGCGCCGCGCCGGCTCAGCGAGCTCGAGGGGATGCGACCCGAAGAGCAGCCGACCGGTCTCGTCCCCGTCGCAGCGCCGGCAGCCGCTCCCGGCGAAGGCGCCAGCGAACCCGCACCGGCGTCGACCGTCGAACGGTTGGCGGAAGAGCAACCCGATCGTCTCGCTCAGCAGGTACGGGCATGGATGCGCGAAAGCTGA
- the flgB gene encoding flagellar basal body rod protein FlgB has product MQLFDLTQSALELALRGAAQRQELLASNLANINTPGYQRRDLDFHAALRGALATGDVEHVAFTPQVDVSAGAVRADGSTVDPDREAAEIAKNGLEYEALARVLRARIAILESAMGLVR; this is encoded by the coding sequence ATGCAGCTCTTCGATCTCACGCAAAGCGCGCTGGAGCTCGCACTTCGCGGTGCGGCACAGCGCCAGGAGCTGCTCGCGTCGAACCTCGCCAACATCAACACGCCCGGCTACCAGCGGCGCGACCTCGACTTCCACGCCGCGCTCCGGGGAGCGCTCGCAACCGGCGACGTCGAGCACGTGGCGTTCACGCCACAGGTCGACGTCTCCGCCGGGGCGGTGCGGGCCGACGGTAGCACCGTCGATCCTGATCGCGAGGCGGCGGAAATCGCCAAGAACGGGCTCGAGTACGAGGCGCTGGCCCGCGTCCTGCGCGCGCGTATCGCAATTCTGGAGTCGGCGATGGGGCTTGTGCGGTGA
- a CDS encoding sigma-70 family RNA polymerase sigma factor, whose amino-acid sequence MLKLEIKDVRRPAAHDVLALWREYKRTGSIHLRNRLVLTFAPLVKHIVYRKIREVPVNCEVEDLISCGLVALINSIERYDPDKGATLEQFAWTRIHGAVLDELRRQDWAPRSLRALDRQIRKVDQHFMAVYQRRPTTRELADALGIDEDELRKRRAALENAELASLDQVVASDEDDTEIERIDTLQADARDSDPERAAALREAKARFRHAFRELSQREQEVAVMLYAKGLTLREIGEVLGVSESRVCQIHGRLKQKLRRALADHEPLFSEVA is encoded by the coding sequence ATGCTCAAACTGGAGATCAAGGATGTACGCAGGCCCGCGGCGCACGACGTCTTGGCGCTGTGGCGGGAGTACAAGCGAACCGGGTCGATCCATTTGCGCAACCGCCTGGTGCTGACGTTCGCGCCGCTTGTCAAGCACATCGTCTACCGCAAGATCCGCGAGGTGCCGGTGAACTGCGAGGTCGAGGATCTGATCTCGTGCGGTCTTGTCGCGCTGATCAACTCGATCGAGCGCTACGACCCGGACAAGGGCGCCACGCTCGAGCAGTTCGCGTGGACGCGGATCCATGGCGCGGTCCTCGACGAGCTGCGCCGCCAGGACTGGGCGCCGCGCTCGCTGCGCGCTCTCGACCGCCAGATCCGCAAGGTCGACCAACACTTCATGGCCGTCTACCAGCGCCGGCCGACAACGCGCGAGCTGGCGGACGCCCTCGGGATCGACGAGGACGAGCTGCGCAAGCGCCGCGCCGCGCTCGAAAACGCCGAGCTGGCATCGCTCGACCAGGTCGTAGCGAGCGACGAGGACGACACCGAGATCGAGCGCATCGACACCCTCCAGGCGGACGCGCGCGACAGCGATCCCGAACGGGCAGCTGCGCTTCGCGAGGCCAAGGCGCGCTTCCGCCACGCGTTCCGCGAGCTCTCGCAGCGCGAGCAGGAGGTAGCGGTGATGCTCTACGCGAAGGGCCTGACGCTGCGCGAGATCGGCGAGGTGTTGGGCGTTTCCGAGAGCCGCGTCTGCCAGATCCACGGCCGGCTCAAGCAGAAGCTGCGCAGAGCGCTGGCCGACCACGAGCCGCTTTTCAGCGAGGTCGCCTAG